CCAATTATTAGAGCAAAACCATTTAATGTATCTGAAACTGCAACTGCTTTTAATCCTCCAAATACTGCATATATTCCTCCAATGATTCCTATTAACCATACAACTCCCCATAGTGCTGTATTGAAACTAACACCAAACATTGCTTCTACGTCAAATATTTGAGTAAATGCAATAGCTCCTGAATATAGAGCTCCTGGAATCATTACAAATGTATAAGCTACTAAGAATAGTAGTGACATTATTTGTCTTGTTTGTCTATCATATCTTTCTTCGAAAAATTCTGGTATTGTTGTAAATCCACCTTTTAAATATTTTGGAAGTAGATATAGAGCAAGTACACATAGAGGTACAACTGATTGAACTGTCCAAGCTATAATTGAAAAGTTACTTGCATATGATGAAGCATTAACCCCTACAAGTTGTTCTGTTGAAAGACTTGTTAATACCATTGAAAATCCAATTACTGTTGCTGTAAGTCCTCTTCCTGCTAGGAAGTATCCTTTAGCACTTCCATCTTCCCCTTTAGTTTTTAACCATGAAACAAATGCTATTAGTGCTGTTATTAAAACGAATGTAATAAATGTCATTTTTTCCTCCTAATTTTAATAGTGATTATTCCCCGAAAAAGTTGTCATATAAATAAATTTATCCCCTCTTACAGTAGATTTAGTATACTCTAATACTTTATCTCCCTGAAATGTAGTCCTTTCTACTTTCATTCCTAAATCTCCCTCTGCTAATTCAAGGTATTTAGCTTCAGTAGTATTTAACTTACATGGATAAAACATCTCTTTTCCATGAGTTATCTTAATTCCAAACTCCTCATTAAGTACATCATATAACTTTTTAGTTTTTAAATTAAGATTTTCTATACCCTTTATTAATGAATAATTTAAATATATAGTTTCATAAATAAGAGCCTCATCATTTCCATATCTTATCCAAACAAGTTTAAAAATAAGATCATCTTCTGAAAGATTCATCTTTTCTCTTACAACTTCATTTGGTTTTTTAACTTTTACTGATAAAATCTTTGAAGCTGGTATCTTACCTAAATTTTTTACATCATCATAAAACTTACTAAACCCCGATCTATCTTGATATATTTTAGGTGAAGATATATAGCTTCCTTTTCCTCTTATTTTATAAATATAACCTTCTTTTTCTAATATTTTAAGTGCTTGTCTAACTGTTGTTCTACTTAAATTATACTTTGTACAAAATTCTGACTCTGCTGGAATTTTGTCATCTTTTTTTAAAATTCCATCTTTTATACATTTTTTTAAACTGTAAACTAATTGTTGATATAAAGGTGTTTCACTTTCCTTATTAATTACAAACATTTTTTCTCCCATGGATTTCTTAATGATATCATTGTTAATCTAAGTATAATCTTAAGAATATCCCTTGTCAACCCTTGTTTTTCCTAGGTTTCAACTTGTATCATACATGTCATCCCTTATTTTACAGGGTTTAAAACAACTTGTATCTAAAAAAATTTTTTATATTTTTTACATTATTAATAATACAATACGTATAAATTTAGTTCAAAAAATGTTTTTTTCTATCAATAAACAAAAAAATATACCTAAAATCCTATTTAATAAAATCTCAGGTATATTTTATATTAGTTTTATTTACTATTTTTTATCTATTTTCACTTCTTACTTTTAAAATATATCTTGCTACTTCTACCATTTTATTTATATTTTTTTCAAAAAAGTATTTATAACTTTGGCAAAATCTATTTTCATATGTCCCATCTGCCATTAAATCTTTATGCCTTCTACAACCACCACGACATATTTTAAAATAATCACATGTCTTACATTTATCATTTACTTTTAAAGAAGAGTTTAAGAACTCTTGCTCTTTTTCACTTTTAAACAATTCTACAAAACTACTTTCATTTACATTTCCAACTTTATATTCATCTAAAACATAGAAGTCACAAGGGTACATACTACCATCAGATTCTAATACAGCATTCATATTACAATGTCCAACCATATCACAAGCTTCTGGTGCTTCACCTAAAATTATCTTAGTATAGTTATCAAAATGTCTTACACTAATTCTCTTTCCTGATAAAATATCATCCGCCCAAAGATTAAATGTTTCATCTAAAAATTTTCCATAATCTTCTGCTGTAAGAGTATAATCCTCTTCTTTAGAACAATTAAAAGCATCTAAACATGGAATAAATTGATAATATCTAAACCCATTATTTTTAAAGAAATTATATATAAGTTTTCCATTTTGTGCTATTAATTTATTTACTACACACAAAATATTAAACTCTACTCCTGCTTTTGTAAGCATCTTTGTAGCTTTTAACACTCTTGAAAATGTTCCCTCTCCATTAGCATCAATTCTAAAAGTATCATGGATATTTTTATTTCCATCAAGAGAAACACCTATTAAATAGTTATATTTCTTAAAAAGCTCCATCCATTTCTTATCTAATAAAGTTCCATTTGTTTGTAGTGAAAAATTAACTTGTATCTTATTTACATTATATTTTTCTACAAATTCATGAAATTTTTTAAAATACTCTATCCCTGCAACAGTAGGTTCTCCCCCTTGAAAAGCGAAATTTGCTGAGTATTCTACATCTTCAAAAACTCTTTTCACCATATTTTCCAAAGTTTCATCATTCATTATTCCAAAGTTTTTTACTTCTCTATTATCTGCAACATCATAATAGAAACAGTATTTACAACGTAGATTACAACTACTTGATGCTGGTTTTATCAATAAATTTAAGTTTCTCATCTCTCCTCCAAAAAATATTTTATTTAATGTTATCAACTTTAATATCCTTTAAAATTACTTCATAATTCTTATTCTCAACAATTTCAAAAAATATTTTATTCCTATTATTTATAATCAAATCTATATTTTCACCATAATTTTCTAAAGCTGAAAAAATTCTTTGAAAATTTATTCTATCTATATTGTTAACAATAACATAACTTCTATCATATCTACTCTTCTCATTTATAACTTCAGCCACTAAACCATTCTCTTCAAAAATTTCAAGAATATATAATACCAAATTATATGATAAATTATATTCCTCAGCTATCTCCAATACTGTTGCTGGATGAAGATCATCTCTATACCTTTTTATCAACTCATATATTATCATCAAAGTAGCACACTCTTTTGATTTAAAACTCATATCTCTCACATTAAAACTATCTAATTTTAACTCTTTATTTTGAAGAAAATATGATAGATGAGCTCCTAAAATTACAAAGAACCACATAATTTTAAGCCAAAAGAAGAAGATAAATATTCCTGAAAAACTTCCATATATTTTATTATAAGTTATAATCATAACTTGTAATAAGATAAAAAGATGTTGAAACCCTGCAAAAAAAAGTGTAACAAATATAGCTGAAAAAAATGCTGGGATAAATCTTACATTTGTATTAGGAATCAACATATATAATGCTGTAAAAAATAGTAGCAATGTTAAAATAGGTACTAATTGAATAAGATATGGCGATATATCATATATTCCCTCTAGCTTTTTCCCTAAAATTATCATACTTCCATTAACAGTTAAAATTAATAGTGGAAACAATAAAAAACAAGCTACATAGTCAGTTATCTTTCTCAATATCATTCTTGTTTTAGATACCTGCCATATATCATTAAATGCTTTCTCTATTATTGAAAACATTGTTATCAATGTCCACCCTAAAAACAAAAAACCTATCCCTGCTAAAACTCCACTTCTTGCATTTTCTAATAGATTTTCAGAGAAAGTAATCAGAAAATTTATCATCTCCTCATTTAATGGTGAATATTTATTTAACTGTTTAATTAGATTTTCTGCAACTCCCAACCAGTTTCCCAAACTAAAGAGAATTGCAAAAATAGGGACTAGAGATAGCAAAGTATAAAAGCAAAGAGAGGTTACCCATAGAGCAGAGTTTGCCCTCTTATAATTTTGCAAAGCTCTTTTTATTCCAGAAATTATATTAGATATCTTCCCTTGATTTGAGAGCTCTTTAAAAAAATAATTTGTCTTTACTTTTATCTCCTTTGCCACTTCTCCCTACCCCTTTCTAATTTTCTACTGTATTAATTCTATTATTTGCCTCATCTACCTCTGACGTATCTACTTTTTCTGTCATTGTACTAACTTCTTCTGTTTCAATAGAAACTTCTGGTGCATTTATATCTCTATAATTTTTTTCAAAATTATCTTTAGCTATAAAATAAACACTTGATAAATTCAATGGAGAAACTATATAATCTCCAACTCTTACTGCTTCTACTTCTCCATTTGAACTTTTCATATAAAAAGGATTTTCAGATGTTCCAAGTCCTTTTAGTACATTTTTATCAACTTGAATTGCTTTTAACTCTTTAAATTTTTCAATCTCTTCTAATCCTACATATTTATATGTTTTAGAATTTTCAATAGGTATAAGCAATCTTTCCATTATATAATACTCTGGTATTATCTCCTTTGAGAAAGCTAAAGATATAGCTCCTATAAAAATAGCAAAAACTAATAATAATTTTTTCATAATCTCCTCCTAAAAAGACATCTCTTCTAATTTTTTTATTCTATCAGCAGTAGCAGGGTGTGTACTGAATAAGTTAGCTAACTTATTTCCTGCTAATGGACTTACTATAAACATATTTTCTGTTGCTGGTGAAGCATTTGGCATAGGAATTCTTCTACTATAACTTTCAAGTTTTCTTAAAGCATTTGCTAAATATAGAGGATTTCCACTAACTCTAGCTCCAAACTCATCAGCTTTATACTCTCTTGTTCTTGAAATTGCCATTTGTACAAGCATTGCAGCAATAGGTGCTAAAACTGCTACTAATATCAATGCTAAAGGGTTTGCTCCATCTCTATCATCATCTCTTCTTCCACCACCAAATATAGCTGCCCATCTAGCCATATTTGCTAAAAATGTGATAGCTCCTGCCATTGTAGCTGCAACTGTACTAATCAATATATCTCTATTGTGTACATGTCCTAACTCGTGTCCTATTACTCCTGAAAGCTCGTTATCATCAACTATATCCATAAGCCCTCTTGTAACTGCAACTGCTGCATGGCTAGGATTTCTTCCAGTAGCAAAAGCATTTGGTTGAGCTTCATTAATAATATAAACTTTTGGCATAGGAATATCAGCTTCATTAGCTAATCTACTTACTAACTGGTAAAGATGCGTATTTTCTGCCACAGGTTGAGCTCCATACATAGATAAAACAATCTTATCACTAAACCAATAAGATATAAAGTTCATCATTCCTGCCATTATAAGTGCCATCAACATTCCTTGACGTCCACCAACAGCATTACCTATAATCATAAGAATAAAAGTCATTATTCCCATTAAGAAAAAAGTTTTTAAAGTTTTCACCTTAACAGCTCCTTTATATTATTTATTTTTACATATTATATTATAACACTTTCCCATAGTAAAGGAATAGATAATTTTTTTCTTATTTGAAATACCATTAAAGAAATATAAAATAAAAAAGTCAACATCAAAAATAACTTTGATGATTTGAAAATACTTTGAATGATAATATAAAATTATGCTATAATTTACTAAAAGAAACTATAAATTATTAAGCGAGGAAATTATGTATCAAGGCAAAAATATTAAAGGTATAATTGATATTGGAACAAACTCTTGTAGACTTTTCATTGCTGAATTAGAAAATACCAGTGAGGGA
This portion of the uncultured Fusobacterium sp. genome encodes:
- a CDS encoding YhjD/YihY/BrkB family envelope integrity protein; translation: MAKEIKVKTNYFFKELSNQGKISNIISGIKRALQNYKRANSALWVTSLCFYTLLSLVPIFAILFSLGNWLGVAENLIKQLNKYSPLNEEMINFLITFSENLLENARSGVLAGIGFLFLGWTLITMFSIIEKAFNDIWQVSKTRMILRKITDYVACFLLFPLLILTVNGSMIILGKKLEGIYDISPYLIQLVPILTLLLFFTALYMLIPNTNVRFIPAFFSAIFVTLFFAGFQHLFILLQVMIITYNKIYGSFSGIFIFFFWLKIMWFFVILGAHLSYFLQNKELKLDSFNVRDMSFKSKECATLMIIYELIKRYRDDLHPATVLEIAEEYNLSYNLVLYILEIFEENGLVAEVINEKSRYDRSYVIVNNIDRINFQRIFSALENYGENIDLIINNRNKIFFEIVENKNYEVILKDIKVDNIK
- the htpX gene encoding zinc metalloprotease HtpX gives rise to the protein MKTLKTFFLMGIMTFILMIIGNAVGGRQGMLMALIMAGMMNFISYWFSDKIVLSMYGAQPVAENTHLYQLVSRLANEADIPMPKVYIINEAQPNAFATGRNPSHAAVAVTRGLMDIVDDNELSGVIGHELGHVHNRDILISTVAATMAGAITFLANMARWAAIFGGGRRDDDRDGANPLALILVAVLAPIAAMLVQMAISRTREYKADEFGARVSGNPLYLANALRKLESYSRRIPMPNASPATENMFIVSPLAGNKLANLFSTHPATADRIKKLEEMSF
- a CDS encoding anaerobic sulfatase maturase; the protein is MRNLNLLIKPASSSCNLRCKYCFYYDVADNREVKNFGIMNDETLENMVKRVFEDVEYSANFAFQGGEPTVAGIEYFKKFHEFVEKYNVNKIQVNFSLQTNGTLLDKKWMELFKKYNYLIGVSLDGNKNIHDTFRIDANGEGTFSRVLKATKMLTKAGVEFNILCVVNKLIAQNGKLIYNFFKNNGFRYYQFIPCLDAFNCSKEEDYTLTAEDYGKFLDETFNLWADDILSGKRISVRHFDNYTKIILGEAPEACDMVGHCNMNAVLESDGSMYPCDFYVLDEYKVGNVNESSFVELFKSEKEQEFLNSSLKVNDKCKTCDYFKICRGGCRRHKDLMADGTYENRFCQSYKYFFEKNINKMVEVARYILKVRSENR
- a CDS encoding GntR family transcriptional regulator, with protein sequence MFVINKESETPLYQQLVYSLKKCIKDGILKKDDKIPAESEFCTKYNLSRTTVRQALKILEKEGYIYKIRGKGSYISSPKIYQDRSGFSKFYDDVKNLGKIPASKILSVKVKKPNEVVREKMNLSEDDLIFKLVWIRYGNDEALIYETIYLNYSLIKGIENLNLKTKKLYDVLNEEFGIKITHGKEMFYPCKLNTTEAKYLELAEGDLGMKVERTTFQGDKVLEYTKSTVRGDKFIYMTTFSGNNHY